One genomic window of Candidatus Woesearchaeota archaeon includes the following:
- a CDS encoding DUF1059 domain-containing protein, with product MKALNCCDLGAEDYFIATGNSDEEVVEKMIKHARSKHKEKFNNLNKKEEKKILEIMKKKIYTY from the coding sequence ATGAAAGCTTTAAATTGTTGTGATTTAGGTGCAGAAGATTATTTTATTGCAACAGGTAATAGTGATGAAGAAGTTGTAGAAAAAATGATTAAACATGCAAGGTCTAAACATAAGGAAAAATTTAATAATTTAAACAAAAAAGAAGAGAAAAAAATACTTGAAATTATGAAAAAAAAAATATATACTTACTAA